From Sulfuracidifex tepidarius, one genomic window encodes:
- the lysM gene encoding HTH-type transcriptional regulator LysM → MADVDENDQRILEILKKNARTPYTLIAKDLKVSEAAIRKRIEKLIRIGIIKRFTIDYELANEVKAIVMVKSSPQIPTPEISKKIAKTQGVEVVYETTGDYDIIVVVRGTNISSINRTIDEIRSIQGVMGTNSTIILRTWF, encoded by the coding sequence ATGGCTGATGTAGATGAGAATGACCAGCGTATACTAGAAATACTGAAGAAAAATGCGAGAACTCCATACACTCTCATTGCTAAAGACCTAAAGGTAAGCGAAGCAGCCATAAGAAAGAGAATTGAAAAACTAATACGTATAGGTATTATTAAGAGATTTACTATAGACTATGAGTTAGCTAATGAAGTTAAGGCTATTGTGATGGTAAAGTCTTCTCCTCAAATACCTACACCTGAGATCTCGAAGAAGATAGCTAAAACTCAGGGAGTAGAAGTAGTTTATGAAACTACTGGAGACTATGATATAATAGTTGTTGTTCGTGGAACAAATATCTCGTCCATAAACAGAACCATAGACGAAATAAGAAGCATTCAGGGAGTAATGGGAACGAACAGTACGATAATACTTAGAACATGGTTCTAG
- the uppS gene encoding polyprenyl diphosphate synthase, with the protein MAKNGKEMIFRPIYSVYEKFLWNQIKQGPFPKHVGIIPDGNRRWAKLKGAQIEEAYLNGYRKLREVLIWLLDMNVSNISVFALSTENCERRNRDELNIVLRYIKKGLEDLLTDDLIRDNEVKVSAIGKLELLPADMRSMISNVVEKTSNYSKKKLTLAICYGGRQEILDAVARVLKEYRTSNMAELKLDEETFKKYFYDSELSDIDLVIRTSGEVRISNFLLWHMAYSELFFCDAYWPDFRKIDLWRAIRSYQKRKRNYGA; encoded by the coding sequence ATGGCAAAAAATGGGAAAGAAATGATATTCAGACCTATTTATAGCGTTTATGAGAAATTTCTATGGAACCAGATAAAGCAAGGTCCATTTCCTAAACATGTTGGGATAATACCGGATGGAAATAGACGATGGGCTAAACTAAAGGGAGCTCAAATCGAGGAAGCTTATCTTAACGGTTACAGGAAATTACGGGAAGTTCTGATTTGGCTGTTGGATATGAATGTGAGCAACATAAGTGTTTTTGCCTTATCCACAGAAAACTGTGAAAGGAGAAATAGAGATGAACTCAATATTGTATTACGTTATATCAAAAAAGGTTTGGAAGATCTTCTGACTGATGATTTAATTCGAGATAACGAAGTGAAAGTAAGTGCTATAGGCAAACTGGAACTCCTTCCTGCAGATATGAGATCTATGATAAGCAACGTCGTGGAGAAAACATCTAATTACTCTAAGAAAAAGCTTACTTTGGCTATATGCTATGGAGGAAGACAAGAAATTCTAGATGCTGTAGCTAGGGTTCTCAAAGAGTATAGAACATCGAATATGGCAGAACTCAAATTAGATGAAGAAACATTCAAGAAATATTTTTATGACAGTGAGCTTAGCGATATAGATCTTGTAATAAGAACATCTGGTGAAGTCAGAATATCGAATTTCTTATTATGGCATATGGCCTACTCCGAGCTATTCTTCTGTGACGCTTATTGGCCTGATTTCAGGAAGATAGACCTATGGAGGGCAATTAGATCTTATCAAAAACGGAAGAGGAACTACGGGGCTTAA
- the hxlB gene encoding 6-phospho-3-hexuloisomerase, translating to MYDIAEFILRAAQSIKPEQVNKMVEELEDFYKNHHDRKVLVMGAGRSGLVGRAFAMRLLHLGYNAYVLGETIVPAIGDKDLVIAISGSGRTKLIYTAAEAAKEAKAKLIAITSYADSPLARVADVVVEIPGRTKYSKGEDYFTRQILGITEPLAPLGTLFEDTTQIFLDGIVADLMIRLKKTEEDLRLVHANIEL from the coding sequence ATGTATGATATAGCAGAGTTTATACTTAGAGCCGCTCAGTCAATAAAACCAGAACAAGTAAATAAGATGGTAGAAGAATTGGAAGATTTCTATAAGAATCATCATGATAGAAAAGTCCTTGTAATGGGAGCAGGCAGAAGCGGTCTTGTAGGAAGAGCATTTGCTATGAGACTTCTTCATTTAGGATATAATGCTTATGTTTTAGGGGAAACAATAGTTCCAGCTATAGGAGATAAAGATCTAGTTATAGCAATATCTGGTTCAGGTAGGACAAAGCTGATATATACTGCAGCAGAAGCCGCAAAGGAAGCAAAAGCTAAATTAATTGCTATAACGAGCTATGCAGATAGTCCATTAGCAAGAGTAGCTGATGTAGTAGTTGAAATTCCTGGAAGGACTAAATATTCTAAGGGAGAAGACTACTTTACGAGACAAATATTGGGCATAACAGAACCTTTAGCTCCGTTAGGAACACTTTTTGAGGACACTACACAGATATTCTTAGATGGAATAGTTGCCGACTTAATGATAAGACTTAAGAAAACCGAAGAAGACCTACGTTTAGTTCACGCCAATATAGAGCTATAA
- the cedB gene encoding DNA import protein CedB, which yields MITVDKEKLLFISLLLLGFFAIYSFFSSTYLASVVSIISIVLLIIFFKYQHNEKLSITVDRNLIQLNRNSYKAVLVVEDIRADYRDFTETSLKSKIASFYKIIGTVNGVDLILRKIPIDKTKYLDSIVSNIQNLKVILENDPSNEKAKRKVEVLTSILSKIEEGEVPFRYQMFILISSTDKGTALESVRVIKRGLEAIGIRCREADEKETQTVLSSLIYPVRKEKTKVTTSFHIPFMTPFSIEKEPNFDLIESGIPIGKEIIHNKLIFWNPFLTSNRHAIVIGPTGSGKTEFLLWLGSLYNLSLDSSVVFFDIKGDIKKRLREYKLPFKVINPLVYSVGSFQEWSVPDEIKVLQLESVISASFRLNRVESSILYKLLRDSVNGRIRSWKEMKNHVRGSIENFDEQNLFEKIFDILDYIEPSSNSNGDVLSRLEYGGINVVDLTLIKSDELKKFIIYTVILRIYNKFSQKITDESNRIAIIVDEAWTLLKDENSTYSIIADIIKKGRGHGISIIMSSQNLEDLGENLPIYIDNSGLLVVLNNGDKEFWKEVKRFMDINDEILWNTIEYLGKGEGVIRFLGDPRPLVVSLFNFIKESH from the coding sequence ATGATTACCGTAGACAAAGAGAAGTTGCTATTTATTTCTCTGCTTTTGCTCGGATTTTTTGCTATCTATTCATTTTTTTCATCTACGTATCTTGCATCTGTTGTTTCAATAATATCAATTGTTTTACTTATTATCTTCTTTAAGTATCAGCATAACGAGAAATTAAGTATAACAGTTGACAGAAATCTCATTCAACTCAACAGGAACTCATATAAAGCCGTACTGGTCGTAGAGGACATCCGTGCAGATTATAGAGACTTTACTGAAACTTCATTAAAATCTAAAATAGCTTCGTTCTACAAAATTATTGGAACCGTAAACGGTGTAGATTTGATACTAAGGAAAATACCTATCGATAAAACAAAATATTTAGACTCTATTGTATCAAATATACAGAACCTCAAGGTAATCTTGGAAAACGATCCCTCTAATGAGAAAGCGAAAAGGAAGGTTGAGGTTTTAACTTCAATTCTTTCAAAAATTGAAGAAGGAGAAGTCCCGTTCAGATATCAGATGTTTATTTTAATATCATCAACTGATAAGGGTACAGCCTTAGAATCTGTTAGGGTAATCAAAAGAGGTCTAGAGGCAATAGGTATAAGGTGCAGAGAAGCAGACGAAAAGGAAACACAGACTGTTCTTTCAAGCTTGATATATCCTGTAAGAAAAGAAAAAACCAAGGTCACTACTTCTTTTCATATTCCTTTTATGACCCCATTTTCTATAGAAAAGGAGCCTAACTTTGACCTAATAGAGTCAGGAATACCTATAGGAAAGGAAATCATACATAATAAGCTAATTTTCTGGAATCCGTTTTTAACTTCAAATAGACATGCAATAGTTATAGGACCTACCGGTTCTGGTAAAACTGAATTTCTGCTGTGGCTTGGTTCTCTTTATAATCTAAGTCTAGACTCATCAGTTGTATTCTTCGATATAAAAGGTGATATAAAGAAAAGATTAAGAGAATATAAATTGCCTTTTAAAGTTATAAACCCATTAGTTTACTCTGTAGGATCTTTTCAGGAATGGAGTGTTCCTGATGAGATAAAAGTGCTTCAGTTGGAATCTGTAATATCTGCATCATTCAGACTAAATCGTGTGGAATCATCTATTTTATATAAGCTCCTTAGGGACTCAGTTAATGGTAGGATTAGATCATGGAAAGAAATGAAAAATCATGTAAGGGGTTCAATTGAGAATTTTGACGAGCAAAACTTATTTGAAAAAATATTCGATATACTGGATTATATTGAGCCATCGTCAAACTCTAATGGTGACGTTCTCTCAAGGTTGGAGTACGGAGGAATAAACGTTGTGGATTTAACATTAATAAAGTCCGATGAATTAAAAAAATTTATAATATACACGGTCATTCTTAGAATTTATAACAAGTTTTCTCAGAAAATTACTGATGAAAGTAATAGAATTGCTATTATTGTCGACGAGGCGTGGACGTTACTTAAGGATGAAAACTCTACTTATTCGATAATTGCAGACATAATAAAGAAAGGCAGAGGCCATGGAATCTCAATTATTATGTCTTCACAGAATCTAGAGGATCTTGGAGAGAACCTTCCTATCTATATAGACAATTCAGGTCTGCTTGTAGTGTTAAATAATGGTGATAAAGAGTTCTGGAAGGAAGTCAAACGTTTCATGGACATCAATGATGAAATTTTATGGAATACAATAGAATACTTAGGAAAAGGAGAGGGCGTAATTAGATTTCTGGGAGATCCGAGGCCTCTAGTAGTATCTCTGTTCAATTTCATTAAAGAATCTCACTGA
- a CDS encoding NAD(P)-binding protein, whose translation MILSNAVIGGGLTGLLISVNRGYTVIEEQPHVGGVLSTFQLDNISLTLAVPLVNTRLDFLEQYGARFRQIKFDISINKEKYFAAKICPFCDEIPDWLFPKSENMFLIENVSTVLSNIEKKVHIMKDSAKIIDKKGILTKYHGLIQIEGDIINTTSIRLFLRDRGKDVSNLKYNNALLSVFISKKKADQNFINLEGGSSTSFSHVYHINDFPSAGLSSIYVYSFFDIKDKIIDIYRLLSDLRREKILNYEDIISQRSKVISEAILYGSPENTEDYIFEGRLGRWRNYSIEQIVEKYSHY comes from the coding sequence TTGATCTTAAGTAATGCAGTTATCGGCGGTGGGTTGACTGGACTGTTAATTTCCGTAAATAGAGGATATACCGTAATAGAGGAACAACCTCATGTAGGAGGAGTTCTTTCTACATTTCAACTTGACAACATAAGTCTGACCTTAGCTGTTCCTTTGGTGAATACTAGATTAGATTTTCTAGAACAATATGGCGCTAGATTCAGGCAAATTAAGTTTGATATTAGCATTAACAAGGAGAAATATTTTGCAGCGAAGATATGTCCTTTTTGCGATGAAATCCCAGACTGGCTCTTTCCAAAGAGCGAAAACATGTTTCTAATTGAAAATGTCTCTACAGTGTTATCGAACATCGAGAAGAAAGTTCATATAATGAAAGATAGCGCCAAGATAATAGATAAAAAAGGAATTTTAACTAAATATCATGGCTTAATACAGATTGAAGGAGATATAATAAATACAACTTCTATTAGATTATTTCTACGCGATCGAGGCAAAGACGTCTCAAATCTGAAATATAATAATGCTTTACTATCAGTTTTTATAAGTAAAAAGAAAGCAGATCAAAATTTTATCAATTTAGAAGGTGGATCATCCACATCGTTTTCTCACGTTTATCACATAAACGACTTTCCAAGTGCAGGACTATCATCAATTTACGTTTACTCCTTTTTCGATATAAAAGATAAGATTATAGATATATACAGATTATTGTCAGATCTCAGGAGAGAGAAGATCCTAAACTACGAAGACATCATTTCTCAAAGAAGCAAGGTTATTAGCGAAGCTATTCTTTACGGTTCTCCCGAAAACACGGAGGATTACATTTTTGAAGGTAGATTAGGGAGATGGAGGAACTACTCTATAGAGCAAATAGTAGAGAAATATTCTCATTACTAA
- the lysX gene encoding lysine biosynthesis protein LysX, giving the protein MKVGIAYDLPRWEEKNIIQEAKNEGHQVIPFYSKQGIFYSDSNIDIEADLFIQRNVSHSRAVMTSFLIESQGIPIVNDYVTLIKSENKAFTTFILSRADIKTPRTAVSMEKDMALSSASTLGYPVVIKPIEGSWGRMIAKAQDEDSLRSFMEYQEFTSMYYRSIYYIQEFVKKPDRDIRIFAIGDDAPVGIYRVNPKNWRTNTALGAKAEPLAIDAELRELALKVKDKIGGFFLGIDVFEDKEKGYVIDEVNGVPEFKNTVRVTGFNVSKYLITKLMEWYKK; this is encoded by the coding sequence GTGAAGGTAGGTATAGCATACGACCTACCAAGATGGGAAGAGAAGAACATTATTCAGGAAGCGAAGAATGAGGGGCATCAAGTTATTCCGTTTTATTCCAAGCAAGGTATTTTTTATTCAGACTCAAATATTGATATAGAAGCAGACCTCTTTATACAAAGGAACGTTTCTCACAGCAGGGCGGTTATGACTTCGTTCTTAATAGAGAGTCAAGGAATCCCTATAGTTAACGACTACGTGACTCTCATAAAAAGTGAGAATAAGGCTTTCACTACTTTCATTCTATCAAGAGCCGACATAAAGACGCCTAGAACTGCAGTCAGTATGGAAAAGGATATGGCTCTTTCGTCGGCCTCTACATTAGGATATCCAGTCGTAATAAAACCGATAGAAGGAAGCTGGGGCAGAATGATAGCGAAGGCACAAGATGAGGACTCCTTGAGAAGCTTCATGGAGTACCAAGAGTTCACAAGTATGTATTACAGATCAATTTATTATATTCAAGAATTTGTAAAAAAACCTGATAGGGACATAAGGATATTTGCTATAGGGGATGATGCACCAGTCGGGATTTACAGAGTAAACCCTAAAAACTGGCGCACAAACACTGCCCTCGGAGCTAAAGCGGAACCGCTTGCTATTGACGCTGAACTAAGGGAGCTTGCCCTGAAGGTTAAAGACAAAATAGGAGGATTCTTTCTCGGAATAGATGTGTTTGAGGATAAGGAGAAAGGTTACGTTATAGATGAGGTCAACGGAGTGCCAGAGTTTAAGAATACTGTAAGGGTTACCGGTTTTAATGTATCAAAATATCTTATTACCAAGCTAATGGAGTGGTATAAGAAATGA
- a CDS encoding N-acetyl-lysine deacetylase, translated as MQLERESLKQKARQVLLKLASVYTPSGEEEKASNVMKEIADDLSIPLVETESHSYYLNPGSDFLLASHIDTVPGFIEPKEEGETVFGRGVVDAKGPLTSMILAGWYLKQRGIDVTVAGLSDEENKSKGARELLNSGKRFKATIIGEPSNTSDIVIEYRGVAHFDVVCNGVGEHASSSSTNLLLEVARKLSEISNLPSSYDSPSLVPTIMRCGEAMNVTPSTCYLHFDCRFSVSSNYNEILEKVKEKFNLCEIKIVEQIPPVKAPISALVKSLQRSLLKQGLKPRLVKKAGTSDMNLLAQISDEIVAYGPGESKLEHTNFEKINLEEIYISVSSYVNTIEDLWQKMGKK; from the coding sequence ATGCAACTAGAAAGGGAATCCTTGAAACAGAAGGCAAGACAAGTTCTTCTTAAACTTGCCTCAGTTTACACTCCTTCAGGAGAAGAGGAGAAAGCTAGTAACGTTATGAAGGAAATAGCAGACGATTTATCAATTCCTCTAGTGGAAACTGAGAGTCATTCCTATTATCTAAATCCCGGCTCCGATTTCTTGCTTGCATCTCATATAGATACTGTGCCCGGCTTCATAGAACCTAAGGAAGAAGGTGAAACTGTATTTGGACGTGGAGTTGTAGACGCAAAAGGTCCACTCACTAGCATGATCTTAGCTGGTTGGTATTTAAAGCAGAGAGGAATAGACGTTACTGTAGCTGGATTATCTGATGAGGAGAACAAGAGCAAAGGAGCAAGAGAACTCTTAAATTCAGGGAAAAGGTTCAAGGCTACTATAATCGGAGAGCCATCGAACACATCTGACATAGTTATTGAATACAGAGGTGTAGCTCATTTCGACGTTGTGTGTAACGGCGTAGGAGAACATGCTTCTTCCTCTTCTACGAATCTGTTGCTCGAGGTAGCAAGGAAACTCTCAGAAATCTCAAACCTACCATCAAGTTACGACTCTCCATCCTTAGTTCCTACCATTATGAGGTGTGGCGAAGCAATGAACGTTACGCCGTCCACATGTTATCTTCATTTTGATTGCAGGTTTTCCGTTTCTTCTAATTATAACGAGATCCTAGAGAAAGTCAAAGAAAAATTTAATCTATGTGAAATTAAGATAGTGGAGCAAATACCTCCCGTGAAGGCTCCTATATCTGCTCTAGTGAAGTCGTTGCAACGTTCTTTATTGAAGCAAGGTCTTAAACCTAGATTAGTTAAGAAAGCCGGTACCAGCGATATGAATTTACTGGCTCAGATTTCCGACGAAATAGTAGCATATGGACCTGGGGAATCCAAGTTGGAACATACAAACTTTGAAAAAATAAACTTGGAAGAAATATATATATCTGTTTCCTCCTATGTTAACACGATAGAGGATCTATGGCAAAAAATGGGAAAGAAATGA
- a CDS encoding [LysW]-aminoadipate/[LysW]-glutamate kinase — protein sequence MIVVKTGGRVIKNNLQNLIKSLSKVNEKFVLVHGGGDLVTEYSMKLGVEPKFVTSPEGIRSRYTSKEELDVFIMVMSWINKRIVTGLVNLGRNPIGITGADGKMVIAQRKKRIVIINERGKKMIIEGGFTGKIKEVDSVKINSLLEHFDSVVMSPLAVDVEEGSMLNVDGDQMAYALSTSLKAEYLILLTDVEGVKLNDTVLKEISTTKSKEIVNQIGPGMNRKVLMGLEAVENGVKKVVISSGIIEDPISNALSENGTVIRNG from the coding sequence ATGATTGTAGTAAAAACTGGAGGGAGAGTAATAAAGAACAATTTACAAAATTTGATCAAGAGTCTATCAAAAGTAAATGAGAAATTCGTTTTAGTTCATGGAGGAGGCGATCTGGTGACGGAATACTCAATGAAGCTAGGCGTGGAGCCTAAGTTTGTTACCTCGCCTGAGGGGATACGTAGCAGGTATACTTCCAAAGAAGAGCTTGATGTTTTCATTATGGTTATGAGCTGGATTAATAAAAGAATAGTTACTGGCTTGGTGAATCTCGGTAGAAATCCAATAGGAATCACGGGCGCAGATGGAAAGATGGTAATAGCTCAAAGGAAGAAAAGAATAGTTATTATAAACGAAAGAGGAAAGAAAATGATAATTGAAGGCGGATTTACGGGGAAAATAAAAGAAGTGGACTCAGTGAAGATCAACTCACTTTTAGAGCATTTTGACAGCGTAGTAATGTCTCCGTTAGCAGTTGATGTAGAGGAAGGCAGTATGCTCAATGTAGATGGAGATCAGATGGCTTATGCTCTGTCTACTTCCTTAAAAGCTGAATACTTAATACTATTAACTGATGTAGAAGGTGTGAAATTGAACGATACAGTTCTAAAAGAGATATCAACTACTAAAAGTAAGGAAATAGTAAATCAAATTGGTCCAGGTATGAACAGAAAGGTACTTATGGGGTTAGAGGCTGTGGAGAACGGCGTTAAGAAAGTAGTGATCTCCTCAGGTATTATAGAAGATCCTATATCTAACGCTCTATCCGAAAATGGGACGGTGATACGTAATGGCTGA
- the lysW/argW gene encoding alpha-aminoadipate/glutamate carrier protein LysW — MVVLKCPVCGGDVTVEDDALPGELVEHECGAQLEVVKNGDKLSLKLAEQVGEDWGE; from the coding sequence ATGGTCGTCTTGAAGTGTCCAGTCTGTGGAGGAGATGTTACAGTTGAAGATGATGCTTTGCCAGGAGAGTTGGTAGAACATGAATGTGGAGCTCAGCTTGAAGTTGTAAAGAATGGAGATAAGTTATCATTAAAGCTAGCAGAACAAGTAGGAGAGGATTGGGGAGAGTGA
- a CDS encoding signal recognition particle subunit SRP19/SEC65 family protein yields the protein MSTRDFKGEKIIIWPSYFLAESRSKGRRSPKIKCSLENVISVCKSLGLEPEFLQDKQFPRSRKYKGAIVVKKLQSKRKTIKLITDSLRKI from the coding sequence ATGAGCACTAGAGATTTCAAGGGAGAAAAGATAATTATTTGGCCTTCTTACTTTTTGGCTGAAAGTAGGAGTAAGGGAAGGAGATCTCCTAAAATTAAATGTTCTCTCGAAAATGTAATTTCTGTTTGCAAAAGCTTGGGTCTAGAACCAGAATTCCTTCAGGATAAGCAATTTCCTAGGTCAAGAAAGTATAAAGGAGCTATAGTGGTAAAGAAACTTCAAAGTAAAAGAAAAACTATTAAGTTAATAACAGATTCTTTGAGGAAAATCTAG
- a CDS encoding 30S ribosomal protein S8e, with product MGFYQGNDLRKITGGMKGKKRDKRKSELGGSPTYTVLSDEEIRVKERTMGGNTKVKLRYAVYANVINPADSTAKKVKVLGVIATPANKELARRRIIIKGARINTELGEAVVTSSPGQDGVINAVLVKQ from the coding sequence ATGGGATTTTATCAAGGAAATGACTTGAGAAAGATTACAGGAGGAATGAAGGGTAAGAAAAGGGACAAAAGAAAGAGTGAGTTAGGTGGCTCCCCTACTTACACCGTGTTATCGGACGAAGAAATTAGAGTTAAAGAAAGAACTATGGGAGGAAACACGAAAGTAAAGTTAAGATATGCTGTTTATGCCAACGTGATAAATCCTGCCGATAGTACAGCAAAGAAGGTGAAAGTATTGGGTGTTATCGCAACTCCTGCAAATAAAGAACTGGCAAGAAGAAGAATTATAATAAAGGGAGCTAGAATAAATACTGAACTAGGAGAAGCGGTAGTCACATCCAGCCCCGGTCAAGATGGGGTTATCAATGCGGTGCTAGTTAAGCAATGA
- the argC gene encoding N-acetyl-gamma-glutamyl-phosphate reductase — protein MESKVRVAVIGGSGYTGGELLRLLSIHPHLEITAVTSREYAGKPISLVHPNLKGFLSISFSDLNMDKITEKADAVFLGLPHKVSVKYVPDLVERGMRVVDLSADFRLKNSELYKEWYGYEHPYPDLLQKFVYGLPEIHYEELKNTKLIASPGCNATATILALAPVVASKVVDSNKFVSDVKVSSSEGGAKPSEGSHHPERQNAIRPYDAEGHRHAAEAEQELSLLAKDKIKVSIVPHAVSSVRGALASAHTWGEVDDMTLWKNLASFYRGRKFIRIIRGNIHPYPDPKYVIGSNFADVGFATESRVGRITMFSAIDNLVKGAAGQAIQAFNLSVGLDEDEGLRIPPLRPA, from the coding sequence ATGGAATCCAAAGTTAGAGTTGCCGTAATTGGAGGTTCGGGTTATACTGGGGGAGAGTTGCTAAGGCTCCTATCTATCCATCCACATCTTGAGATAACAGCAGTTACGTCTAGAGAATATGCAGGTAAGCCTATATCCCTCGTTCATCCAAATTTGAAGGGTTTTTTATCGATAAGCTTTTCAGATTTAAATATGGATAAAATTACTGAAAAGGCAGATGCTGTTTTTCTAGGCCTTCCACATAAGGTATCAGTCAAGTATGTTCCGGATCTAGTAGAAAGGGGAATGCGGGTAGTAGATTTGAGCGCCGATTTTAGGTTAAAGAACTCTGAACTGTATAAAGAATGGTATGGCTACGAACATCCATATCCAGATCTGCTACAGAAGTTTGTTTACGGTCTTCCAGAAATTCATTATGAAGAATTAAAAAATACCAAACTAATTGCGTCTCCTGGTTGCAACGCTACTGCTACGATCCTTGCTTTGGCCCCGGTAGTAGCTTCAAAAGTAGTAGATTCTAACAAATTTGTAAGTGATGTGAAAGTAAGCAGTAGTGAAGGCGGGGCTAAACCATCGGAAGGTAGTCATCATCCAGAGAGACAGAACGCAATAAGGCCTTATGATGCTGAGGGACACAGGCATGCTGCAGAGGCGGAACAGGAACTTTCACTGCTCGCTAAGGATAAAATAAAGGTTAGTATAGTTCCTCACGCTGTGAGTAGTGTAAGGGGAGCTTTAGCATCAGCTCATACGTGGGGAGAAGTAGATGATATGACTCTCTGGAAAAATTTAGCCTCATTTTACCGTGGTAGAAAATTCATAAGAATAATAAGAGGAAATATTCACCCCTATCCTGATCCAAAGTACGTAATAGGTAGTAATTTTGCAGACGTGGGTTTTGCTACAGAATCTAGAGTAGGAAGGATTACGATGTTTTCGGCTATAGACAACTTGGTAAAAGGTGCAGCCGGCCAAGCGATTCAGGCATTTAATCTATCTGTAGGTCTGGACGAAGATGAGGGACTGAGAATACCACCCCTGAGGCCTGCCTGA
- the lysJ gene encoding [LysW]-aminoadipate semialdehyde/glutamate semialdehyde transaminase, which produces MMKYLELYKSRGLSIVKAKGQYAWDNEGNKFLDLHAGYGVAFLGHRNDKVVEYIKKQLDEVMSLTTAFDTPIREEMLKELDPLKPDDMPYVFLLNSGTEAVEFSLKIAKKITKRKKLVAFKNSFHGRTAGSLSVTWNKKYREPFEPLVGPVEFLEYNNVDALKSIGDDVAAVIVEPVQGEGGVIPARLDFIKAIREITKDKGAFMIADEVQTGFGRTGKVWAYQHYGVIPDIVASAKAIGGGFPVSAVFVPEWIAQKLEEGDHGTTYGGNPLAVAAVTAAAKVVKEDNVPEQAATKGDMFMKLLSEELGAHRSVREVRGKGLMIGIDLKLNPGLAIKVLQDNKVLSLKAGITTIRFLSPYLITKEDMEWAVNATRKGILETEGKTSSS; this is translated from the coding sequence ATGATGAAGTATCTAGAACTTTATAAAAGTAGAGGACTGTCCATAGTTAAGGCTAAGGGTCAATATGCTTGGGATAACGAAGGAAATAAGTTCCTGGATCTTCATGCGGGGTACGGAGTAGCATTCCTAGGTCATAGGAACGATAAAGTTGTTGAGTATATCAAAAAACAACTGGACGAAGTAATGTCATTAACTACGGCCTTCGACACTCCCATCAGGGAGGAAATGCTGAAGGAACTTGATCCATTAAAGCCGGACGATATGCCATATGTTTTCCTTCTAAACAGCGGTACGGAGGCAGTAGAATTCTCTTTAAAAATAGCTAAAAAAATAACTAAGCGTAAAAAGCTGGTTGCGTTTAAGAACTCTTTTCACGGAAGAACAGCGGGATCGTTGTCTGTAACTTGGAACAAGAAATATAGAGAACCCTTTGAGCCTCTAGTAGGTCCAGTGGAGTTCTTGGAATACAACAACGTCGATGCTCTCAAATCCATAGGTGATGATGTTGCAGCCGTTATTGTAGAGCCTGTTCAAGGGGAGGGAGGAGTAATACCAGCAAGGTTAGATTTCATAAAAGCTATAAGAGAAATAACGAAAGATAAAGGAGCTTTTATGATAGCTGATGAAGTTCAAACTGGATTCGGAAGAACGGGGAAGGTTTGGGCGTACCAACATTATGGAGTAATACCAGATATCGTTGCCTCGGCTAAGGCTATAGGAGGCGGATTTCCGGTGAGCGCTGTTTTCGTGCCTGAATGGATAGCACAGAAATTAGAGGAGGGCGATCACGGGACTACTTACGGAGGCAATCCCTTAGCTGTAGCTGCAGTTACTGCTGCGGCAAAGGTAGTTAAAGAGGATAATGTTCCAGAGCAGGCAGCTACGAAAGGTGATATGTTTATGAAGTTACTATCTGAAGAGCTTGGAGCCCATAGATCGGTAAGAGAAGTAAGAGGAAAAGGACTTATGATAGGAATAGATCTTAAACTGAATCCAGGTTTAGCCATAAAGGTACTTCAGGACAATAAAGTTCTATCTCTTAAGGCTGGTATTACTACAATCAGATTCTTGTCCCCGTATTTAATTACGAAAGAAGATATGGAGTGGGCTGTAAATGCAACTAGAAAGGGAATCCTTGAAACAGAAGGCAAGACAAGTTCTTCTTAA